In Sphingobacterium sp. R2, the genomic stretch CACGCAATTGAGAGATGGCAAACTTTCATCATTTGGTGAAAAAGATGATTTCCAACTTACCTACGATGTCGAATCTGCTTATATTGCAACGGAAGAACAACGACAGACAGCATTCAAGCTTATTCAGGCATTAGAACAACTAACAGCTAAACAAAAAGAGGTAATTTTTCTTCGGTATTTCGAGGAACTGAGCTATGAAGAAATCAGTGTACTAACCAACATATCTGTTAAGAGTTTGTATAAATTGAATAATCGCGCCATGGAAGCCCTGAAAGGCATTATGGGTATGCCAAAACAACCGCTGCTCATGCTGCTGTGTGCCATCAGATTTATATACTCCTAAAACCAATAACCGTTTTCTATCGGTTATTTCCAAAGCATGTCCTTTCTTACGATCACTGGATGATCAAATTTATAAAATCCACCAACTGTAAAATCCTTATTGATCAATATGCTAAAGCTGATCAAAGAAATCGATCAACTCTAGCATCTTTGAATAAGTACAAATAGTGTAATTCTTTCAAAAAGCACTCTGAAAGGCCTCTAACGAAAAGATCAATATGTCTGAACAGTGAACAAACCCTCTTTCAGTCCTGTACTCTTTGCCTTGATCTGAATTTTTCCCGATTCTTCTC encodes the following:
- a CDS encoding RNA polymerase sigma factor, which encodes MNNTIDRYWNDFIVGDKHAFEQIYRALLPSLYEYGMRRVNDEDYVRDAIQDIFIKFWENRSRLQSISNPKHYLLIALKNSLLNTQLRDGKLSSFGEKDDFQLTYDVESAYIATEEQRQTAFKLIQALEQLTAKQKEVIFLRYFEELSYEEISVLTNISVKSLYKLNNRAMEALKGIMGMPKQPLLMLLCAIRFIYS